One region of Terriglobales bacterium genomic DNA includes:
- a CDS encoding UbiX family flavin prenyltransferase, whose protein sequence is MSAAPQNLTVAATGASGSLFTRELLRALEEDERVQTVNFIPSDNALRVFAEELGTGGRSNVIAKLLGKKSGKIALQNNDDIGANVASGSYPADAMIVLPCSMGTLARIAHGYASRLIERAADVCLKERRPLVLCVRETPLNKIHIRNMYRAADAGATVFPLIPSFYNKPASQEEMAREFANRVLAHLGLRQPGAYEWKGKGSR, encoded by the coding sequence ATGAGCGCAGCACCCCAGAACCTTACCGTGGCCGCCACCGGCGCCAGCGGCTCCCTGTTTACCCGCGAACTGCTCCGGGCACTCGAAGAAGACGAGCGCGTCCAGACCGTGAACTTCATCCCGTCCGACAACGCGCTGCGCGTCTTTGCCGAGGAGCTCGGGACCGGCGGCCGCAGCAACGTCATTGCCAAGCTGCTGGGGAAGAAGTCTGGCAAGATCGCGCTGCAAAACAACGACGACATCGGCGCCAACGTGGCCAGCGGCTCCTATCCCGCCGACGCCATGATTGTGCTGCCGTGCAGCATGGGCACGCTGGCGCGCATCGCCCACGGCTACGCTTCGCGGCTGATCGAGCGCGCCGCCGACGTCTGCCTGAAGGAGCGGCGCCCGTTGGTGCTGTGCGTGCGCGAGACGCCGCTGAACAAAATACACATCCGCAACATGTATCGCGCCGCCGACGCGGGCGCGACCGTTTTTCCCCTGATTCCCAGCTTCTACAACAAGCCCGCGTCGCAGGAAGAGATGGCGCGCGAGTTCGCCAACCGCGTGCTGGCGCACCTCGGCCTGCGCCAGCCGGGCGCCTATGAGTGGAAGGGGAAAGGCAGCCGATAG
- a CDS encoding NUDIX hydrolase: MDSRSYPDRPIVSAGAVIIEDERVLLVRRATEPLQGEWSVPGGAVELGETLRAAAAREAREECGLTVRATDVLGVYDSIFPDASGKPQFHYVLIDFLCRVTGGELRASGDAADARWFAREELIALNLRPSILEVIGKGFGS, translated from the coding sequence TTGGACTCCCGCAGCTATCCCGACCGCCCCATCGTCAGCGCCGGCGCGGTGATCATTGAAGACGAGCGCGTGCTGCTCGTTCGCCGTGCCACTGAACCGCTCCAAGGCGAATGGTCGGTACCGGGCGGAGCGGTGGAACTGGGCGAGACGCTGCGCGCCGCGGCCGCGCGCGAAGCACGCGAAGAATGCGGGCTCACGGTCAGAGCCACAGATGTCCTCGGTGTTTACGACAGCATCTTCCCCGACGCCAGCGGCAAACCGCAATTTCACTATGTACTGATTGATTTTCTCTGCCGCGTCACCGGCGGAGAGCTGCGCGCCTCCGGCGACGCAGCCGACGCGCGCTGGTTCGCACGCGAGGAACTGATCGCACTCAACCTTCGTCCATCCATTCTCGAGGTGATTGGCAAGGGTTTCGGCTCTTAG
- a CDS encoding adenylate/guanylate cyclase domain-containing protein produces MSPLARLLAPLKEKAVKTFERIPARRVEVGLAVAMTLVGLGVYAFVATGTRGTIFGFLQNVEQRSLDALFKSRGPREHDPRIVIIGIDDVTLQKVGAWPIPRSGYARLIDRLKEGGAAVAAFDVSFPTPEKNSATDALNKLRAELGAAAPATVLDKIREIERSSDNDAILAGSLKRADNVILGHSFLDPEGIKRTNEKAIEEYYNILWGHPFAQMVKVDDRNQFDPRVAWQRGGGLVAQGVLPNMSLLAEASKSYGFYDVNPDSDGTVRHATLLILYKDREWYPSLPLETLRVAEDIKPQSTVGYMADSGLERIEMGPHKFFTAPDGTVLINFAGPFQTYQHYSMGDVIDGTVPASTFKDKIVIVGATAKGIGDLRSTPYQKQDQGYMGVETHANVLDNLLHNDEAARGFLRRGLNQEMIDIAFILLFGLGMGYVFGHVKPLYATLSAAGALLTFLWLVRFAFVHFGMWLFVVVPASVLIANYGSITSYRMIFEEREKRKVRRTFARYVSPGVIALIEKDPQKYFRAGGETKDLTIMFSDIRSFTTIAEGLTADELVHLLNEYLGEMTDILFRNWGTLDKYIGDAVMAFWGSPFPQDDHFVRSCRCALEMSARLEELNLKWEAEGRKQLEIGIGINTGLVNVGNMGSDKRFAWTVMGDPVNLASRLEGQNKDYHTVRIVSEFTWTRAKDHFIFRPLDRIRVKGKLKPVGIYELMAFPKDAPRYADLLAQWESAQQAYYRQAWDEAVQKFEALLSRYPDDGPSHTFLKRSHEYLKQAPDPQWDGVYVAKSK; encoded by the coding sequence ATGAGTCCCCTAGCCAGGCTGCTCGCTCCGCTGAAAGAAAAAGCGGTGAAGACGTTCGAGCGCATTCCCGCGCGCCGCGTCGAAGTGGGACTCGCCGTCGCAATGACGCTGGTGGGCCTGGGCGTGTACGCGTTCGTGGCCACCGGGACGCGCGGCACGATCTTCGGATTTCTTCAGAACGTGGAACAGCGCTCGCTGGACGCGCTGTTCAAGAGCCGCGGCCCGCGCGAGCATGATCCGCGAATCGTCATCATCGGCATTGACGATGTAACGCTGCAAAAGGTCGGCGCCTGGCCGATCCCGCGCAGCGGCTACGCTAGGCTGATTGACCGGCTCAAGGAAGGCGGCGCCGCCGTCGCGGCATTCGACGTCAGCTTTCCCACGCCCGAGAAAAACTCCGCCACCGACGCGCTGAACAAACTGCGGGCCGAGCTGGGCGCGGCCGCGCCCGCCACCGTGCTCGACAAGATCCGCGAGATCGAGCGCAGCAGCGACAACGATGCCATCCTGGCCGGGTCGCTCAAGCGCGCCGATAACGTCATCCTGGGCCACAGCTTCCTCGATCCCGAGGGCATCAAGCGCACCAACGAGAAGGCGATCGAGGAGTACTACAACATCCTCTGGGGCCATCCCTTCGCGCAGATGGTGAAGGTTGACGACAGGAACCAGTTCGATCCGCGCGTTGCCTGGCAGAGGGGAGGCGGCCTGGTCGCGCAGGGTGTGCTGCCGAACATGAGCCTGCTCGCAGAGGCGTCAAAGTCATACGGCTTTTACGACGTGAATCCCGATTCCGACGGCACGGTGCGCCACGCCACGCTACTCATTCTCTACAAGGACCGTGAGTGGTATCCGTCGCTGCCGCTGGAGACGCTGCGCGTCGCCGAAGACATCAAGCCGCAATCCACCGTGGGCTACATGGCCGACTCGGGCCTGGAGCGCATCGAGATGGGCCCGCACAAGTTCTTCACCGCGCCCGACGGAACGGTGCTCATCAACTTCGCCGGCCCGTTCCAGACCTACCAGCATTACTCGATGGGCGACGTGATTGACGGCACCGTGCCGGCCTCGACCTTCAAGGACAAGATCGTGATCGTGGGCGCCACGGCGAAGGGAATCGGCGACCTGCGCTCCACGCCATACCAGAAGCAGGACCAGGGCTACATGGGGGTGGAGACCCACGCCAACGTGCTCGACAACCTGCTGCACAACGACGAGGCGGCGCGCGGCTTCCTGCGCCGCGGCCTCAACCAGGAGATGATCGACATCGCATTCATCCTCCTGTTCGGCCTCGGCATGGGATACGTCTTCGGCCACGTGAAGCCGCTCTATGCCACGCTTTCCGCAGCCGGCGCGCTGCTCACCTTCCTGTGGCTGGTGCGCTTCGCATTCGTGCACTTCGGGATGTGGCTGTTTGTTGTCGTGCCGGCGTCGGTGCTCATCGCCAACTACGGCTCGATCACCAGCTACCGCATGATCTTCGAGGAGCGCGAGAAGCGGAAGGTCCGCCGCACGTTCGCGCGCTACGTCTCGCCCGGCGTCATTGCGCTCATCGAAAAAGACCCGCAGAAGTACTTCCGCGCGGGCGGCGAGACCAAAGACCTGACCATCATGTTCAGCGATATCCGGTCGTTCACGACGATCGCCGAAGGTCTCACCGCCGACGAGCTGGTGCACCTGCTGAACGAATACCTGGGCGAGATGACCGACATCCTGTTCCGCAACTGGGGCACGCTCGATAAGTACATCGGCGACGCGGTGATGGCCTTTTGGGGCTCTCCTTTCCCGCAGGATGATCACTTTGTCCGCTCGTGCCGCTGCGCGCTGGAGATGTCGGCGCGGCTGGAAGAGCTCAACCTCAAGTGGGAAGCGGAAGGCCGCAAGCAACTGGAGATCGGTATCGGAATCAACACCGGCCTGGTCAACGTGGGCAACATGGGCTCCGACAAGCGTTTTGCCTGGACGGTGATGGGCGACCCGGTCAACCTGGCGTCGCGCCTGGAGGGCCAGAACAAGGACTACCACACGGTGCGCATCGTCAGCGAATTCACCTGGACGCGCGCCAAAGACCACTTCATCTTCCGCCCGCTCGATCGCATCCGCGTGAAGGGCAAGCTGAAGCCGGTGGGCATCTACGAGCTGATGGCCTTCCCCAAAGACGCACCGCGCTACGCCGATCTGCTGGCGCAATGGGAGAGCGCGCAGCAGGCCTATTACCGCCAGGCCTGGGACGAAGCCGTGCAGAAGTTCGAAGCACTGCTCTCGCGCTATCCCGACGACGGCCCGTCGCACACCTTCCTGAAGCGCTCGCACGAGTACCTGAAGCAGGCGCCCGATCCGCAGTGGGACGGTGTTTACGTGGCGAAAAGCAAGTAG
- a CDS encoding antibiotic biosynthesis monooxygenase, whose protein sequence is MFARLFQADVKTDKLQEYTNRVRQEVDTTIRKQAGLLELISMTSESNPGRVAVITFWRTPADAENYSRNVAPRVHESIKPFLKTTPTIEHFNVDVTTGSKIAAAA, encoded by the coding sequence ATGTTTGCTCGCCTCTTCCAAGCGGATGTCAAGACCGACAAGCTGCAGGAGTACACCAACCGCGTTCGTCAGGAAGTGGATACCACGATCAGGAAGCAGGCAGGCCTGCTGGAGCTGATCAGCATGACCTCGGAATCAAATCCCGGCCGCGTGGCGGTCATCACCTTCTGGCGTACGCCGGCCGACGCCGAGAACTACAGCCGCAACGTGGCGCCGCGCGTGCACGAGTCCATCAAGCCGTTCCTGAAGACAACACCTACCATCGAGCACTTCAACGTGGACGTGACCACCGGCAGCAAGATCGCGGCCGCGGCATAG
- the ligD gene encoding non-homologous end-joining DNA ligase translates to MALEEYRRKRRFEATPEPPPRVEKSGQSRFVVQRHHATRLHYDFRLEMDGVLKSWAVPRGPSLDPADKRLAMQVEDHPVSYFDFEGVIPPGNYGAGTVMVWEVGTWEPIGWDHKAKRPTGKPGDARSMLEAGDLKFRLHGKRLKGEFALVRMRSRRPGSKGTEWLLIKKKDEYVVPGYDIEKQDRSVLTRRTMDEIAADAGSKTWQSSRPAAAAAKGGKQAWLAPTLAKLARRRASDAAVAEDAGGAEKKDGASRSKKPAARDIAAAPKSARAKKKERTDSSALLASPASSALRALGPLPGAARSAMPRNIHPMLATLVDEPFDDDDWLFEIKFDGYRAVTYLEDGRVRLFSRNQNDMTAQYPELAEIAACVRAREAVLDGEVAALDENGRPSFSLMQQRTGLGHEGRRIGRGDSGVPIVFYAFDLIYLDGYNLMKVDCEKRKDLLRQVLKTTDRVRYSEHFVGRGRDLYNAAGQQGLEGIVAKRRRSCYEQKRSRDWLKMKITREQECVVGGYTDPQGSRPYFGSLVLGLYGDKKHLLHVGQVGSGFDQRTQQDVWEKLQKLKTAHSPFYGARDSVKGVHWLRPKLVAQVRFTEWTHTLELGPLGGGPKMRAPVFLGLRADKRPEDCVFELEKPATEEKRKAERGDS, encoded by the coding sequence ATGGCCCTGGAAGAATACAGGCGCAAGCGGCGCTTCGAAGCAACGCCCGAGCCGCCCCCCAGGGTCGAAAAGAGCGGCCAGAGCCGCTTCGTCGTGCAGCGCCATCACGCCACGCGTTTGCACTACGACTTCCGCCTGGAGATGGATGGCGTGCTCAAGTCGTGGGCGGTGCCCAGGGGCCCTTCGCTCGATCCCGCCGACAAGCGCCTGGCGATGCAGGTGGAAGATCATCCGGTTTCGTACTTCGACTTCGAAGGCGTGATTCCGCCGGGCAACTATGGCGCGGGCACCGTGATGGTGTGGGAAGTGGGCACATGGGAGCCCATCGGCTGGGACCACAAGGCCAAGCGTCCCACGGGCAAGCCTGGTGACGCGCGCTCCATGCTTGAGGCGGGCGACCTGAAGTTCCGCCTGCACGGCAAACGCCTCAAGGGCGAATTCGCGCTGGTGCGCATGCGCTCGCGGCGTCCGGGCAGCAAGGGCACCGAGTGGCTGCTCATCAAGAAGAAGGACGAGTACGTCGTTCCCGGCTACGACATCGAGAAGCAAGACCGCTCCGTCCTGACCAGGCGCACCATGGACGAGATCGCCGCCGATGCCGGCTCGAAGACGTGGCAGAGCAGTCGCCCGGCGGCCGCGGCGGCCAAGGGCGGCAAACAGGCATGGCTAGCGCCGACGCTGGCCAAGCTTGCCCGCCGAAGGGCATCCGACGCGGCGGTCGCAGAGGACGCAGGGGGCGCGGAAAAGAAAGACGGCGCCAGCCGCTCAAAGAAACCTGCTGCGCGCGACATTGCTGCCGCACCGAAATCCGCGCGCGCTAAAAAAAAAGAAAGAACTGATTCCTCCGCGCTCCTGGCGTCCCCCGCGTCCTCTGCGTTAAGGGCCTTGGGCCCCCTGCCCGGGGCGGCGCGGTCGGCCATGCCGCGCAACATCCATCCCATGCTGGCGACTCTGGTTGACGAGCCCTTCGACGATGACGACTGGCTCTTCGAGATCAAGTTCGACGGCTATCGCGCCGTCACGTACCTCGAAGACGGCAGGGTTCGCCTGTTCTCGCGCAACCAGAACGACATGACGGCGCAGTATCCGGAACTGGCCGAGATCGCCGCCTGCGTTCGCGCCAGGGAAGCCGTGCTCGACGGCGAAGTCGCCGCGCTCGACGAGAACGGGCGTCCGTCGTTCAGCCTGATGCAGCAGCGCACCGGCCTCGGCCACGAGGGACGGCGCATCGGGCGCGGCGATTCCGGCGTGCCCATCGTGTTCTACGCCTTCGACCTCATCTACCTCGATGGCTACAACCTGATGAAGGTGGACTGCGAAAAGCGCAAAGACCTGCTGCGCCAGGTCCTGAAGACCACCGACCGCGTGCGCTACTCGGAGCACTTCGTCGGGCGCGGGCGCGACCTGTACAACGCCGCGGGGCAGCAGGGGCTCGAGGGCATCGTCGCCAAGCGGCGGCGGAGCTGCTACGAGCAGAAGCGCTCGCGCGACTGGCTGAAGATGAAGATCACGCGCGAGCAGGAGTGCGTGGTCGGCGGATACACCGATCCGCAGGGCTCGCGCCCGTACTTCGGTTCGCTCGTCCTTGGCCTCTACGGCGACAAGAAACACCTGCTGCACGTTGGGCAGGTGGGCAGCGGGTTCGACCAGCGCACCCAGCAAGACGTCTGGGAAAAACTTCAGAAACTCAAAACAGCACATTCGCCGTTCTATGGCGCGCGCGACAGCGTGAAGGGCGTCCACTGGTTGAGGCCCAAGCTCGTCGCGCAGGTGAGGTTCACCGAGTGGACACACACGCTCGAACTCGGCCCCCTCGGCGGCGGCCCGAAGATGCGCGCTCCCGTTTTCCTCGGCCTGCGCGCTGACAAGCGGCCGGAAGACTGCGTCTTCGAGCTGGAGAAGCCGGCGACAGAAGAAAAACGCAAGGCCGAGCGCGGCGACTCTTAG
- a CDS encoding alpha/beta hydrolase produces MFAANAFAAGPNVIPVWPGAAPGSESWKYDETTSVGPSDGLRRVGNVTRPTLTVFLPDKTLANGTAVIVCPGGGFRWLSVDHEGAAVAQWLNSIGVTAFVLKYRLMHQGGPGEDDQAWILEQRKTVIPLAVADGQQAMKLVRAHAADYGIAPDRIGIMGFSAGGHVAAQVALKHDAQSRPAFVAPIYPGPPIEPVVPADAPPLFMVHADDDKGVSTADNSIPLYLAWKKAGIPAEYHIYSQGGHGFGMRKRGLPVDSWTDRLKDWLDAQGLLKKSAN; encoded by the coding sequence TTGTTCGCTGCGAACGCGTTTGCCGCCGGTCCCAACGTCATTCCCGTATGGCCCGGCGCGGCGCCGGGTTCGGAGAGCTGGAAATACGACGAGACGACCAGCGTCGGGCCCAGCGATGGCCTGCGGCGGGTGGGCAACGTTACGCGTCCGACGCTGACGGTGTTTCTGCCCGACAAGACGCTTGCCAACGGCACGGCGGTGATCGTCTGCCCCGGCGGCGGATTCCGCTGGCTGTCGGTGGACCACGAAGGCGCGGCTGTCGCGCAGTGGCTGAACTCGATCGGCGTTACCGCGTTCGTCCTCAAGTACAGGCTGATGCACCAGGGGGGGCCCGGAGAAGACGACCAGGCCTGGATCCTGGAGCAGCGCAAGACCGTCATTCCCCTGGCAGTCGCCGACGGCCAGCAGGCGATGAAGCTCGTCCGCGCCCACGCGGCCGACTACGGCATTGCTCCCGATCGCATCGGCATCATGGGATTCTCCGCCGGCGGACACGTGGCCGCCCAGGTCGCGCTGAAGCACGACGCGCAAAGCCGCCCGGCATTCGTCGCGCCGATTTATCCCGGTCCGCCCATCGAGCCGGTCGTCCCCGCCGACGCGCCGCCGCTGTTCATGGTGCACGCCGACGATGACAAGGGCGTCTCCACCGCCGACAACAGCATCCCGCTGTACCTGGCGTGGAAGAAGGCGGGAATCCCCGCCGAGTACCACATCTACTCGCAGGGCGGACACGGCTTCGGCATGCGCAAGCGCGGCCTCCCCGTGGACTCATGGACGGATCGGCTGAAGGATTGGCTTGACGCGCAGGGGCTTTTGAAGAAATCGGCCAATTGA